The window TGTCGGGAACAGCCGGGTCAAGCTCGGCCTATTTGAGCGGCCTGTGGAGTGCGAGCAGGCGGCCCAGGCGGGGCTGCTGCCGATTGCCGGCGGGGCCCTGCCAGAGCCGGTGGACACCTTCAGCTTTGCCCACGTCGAGGGGGAGCCGAGCGGCTACAACGCCCTCCGTGAGTGGCTGCGACCCCACGCCGGCATCCCGGCCCTGCTGGCGTCGGTCCACCGCAGCGCGGGGCAGGCGACCATCGAGGCACTGCGGGGGTGCGGCGTCGACAACTGCCGGCCGCTGGTCGGCAAGCAGCTGCCGATCGCCACCCGGGTCGACCAGCCCGAGCGGGTCGGCATCGACCGGCTGCTGGCGGGCGTGGCGGCCAATCGGCTGCGGCGGCCCGAGTCGCCCGCGATTGTAGTCGACCTCGGCACCGCGCTGACGATCGACCTAATCGCCGCCGACGGGGCGTTCGAGGGGGGGGCGATCCTGCCCGGCCTGCGGATGGCCAGCCGGGCCCTGCACGATCAAACCGACGCGCTGCCGGACATCGCCATGCAGCAGCTCGAGGACTCGCCCGACGCGGTCGGCAGGAACACGGTCGACGCGCTCCGAGCCGGCTTGTTCTGGGGCGCGGTGGGGGCGATCCGCGAGGTGGTCGCCCGCCAACGCGACCGCCTCACCGTCCCGCCGCAGCTGTACCTGACGGGTGGCGCCGCGCCGTCGGTCGCTCGGCTGCTGGGGGGGCCCGACTGCACGGTGCGGTACCTGCCGCACCTAGTGCTGTCGGGGGTGGCGATCGCGTCCGAGTCGAAGCCCGGCCCGGCGCCATGAGCGTCAGGCCTCCGACCCACGCGCCAACCCTTGCAACGGTTCAGACCGCCGAGGGCCGCGGCGCCGTGGCCGTGGTGTGGGTTAGCGGCCCCACGTCGGTGTCTGCGGTTGACGCCTGCTTCCATGCCGCCAACGGCCGTCCGCTAGCCGAGCAGCCGGTGGCCGCCCTGCGGTTTGGCCGCTGGTCCTCGCCCACCGGCGAAGAGGTGGTCGTGACGCGCCGCGGGGCCGACGTCGAGGTCCACTGTCACGGCGGGACCGCCGCCGTGCGGGCGGTGGTGCGGGACCTGATTGAGCAGGGCTGCGTCGAGAGTCGGGCCGACGCGCCCGGGCTAAGCGGCGTCTGCCGGGCGACGCACGAGGCCGTGCTCGCCCTCCGCAGCGCCCTAACCGAGAGAACCGCGGGCGTGCTGCTGGATCAGGCCGAGGGGGCGCTGGAGGCCGAGCTGCGGTCGATCGCCGACGGCCTGGGCGCCGGCGACGGTTTGGAGCGGCTCGAACTGCTTGCTGTCTGGGGCGAGCTTGGTAGGCGCCTCACGACGCCGTGGCGGGTGGTGCTGGCCGGGGCCCCGAATGTCGGCAAGAGCAGCCTGACGAACGCCCTGTTGGGCTACGACCGGGCGATTGTGTTCGACCAGCCGGGGACCACGCGGGACGTAATTTCGGCGGACGCGGCGGTCGAGGGCTGGCCCATTTCGCTGAGCGACACGGCCGGGCTCCGCGCGGCCGACGACCCGACCGAGGCGGCCGGCGTCGAGCTCGCGATGCGGGTGCTTGACCAGGCCGACCTAATCGTCGACGTCCGCGACGCTGCGGCGCCCGATCAGCCTAGCGTCATCCCAGGGGCGATGGCGGGGCGGCGGCTAGTAGTGTGGAACAAGCTCGACCGAGCGGTTTGCGGAACGGCGGAGGGTGGTACTTCAGAGGGCCTCGGCACGGTCGCCACGACCGGCCGCGGTGTGCCGGAGCTGCTGGCGGCGATCGCGGCGGAGCTAGTTCCCACGGTCCCAGCGGCCGGCCGGGCGGTTCCTGTGAACGCGGTGCAAGCAGGGCTGCTCCGCCGGGCTGCCGACGCAGCGGCGGGGGGTGATTGGGGCGCAGCACGGGCGGACGTGCAGGCGCTGCTGGCGCCGGCCGACAGCGAGTTCGACGCAAGTTGAGTGGCAGGCTGTGCCGATTATGGCGGGTGTGCGGCCGCGTGAGGCGGGCGCCTGCTCCAACGAGGCACGAAGCATGAGAGTCACCTACGCCGCGATCGCGATGTCCTGCGCCCTGCTGGCCTGCTGGGCCTCGCCCGCTTGCGCCCAACGCGGCGGCGACGCGTACTCGCTGCGACGCTACCTGGGCAGCGACGCCTACCTCGCTGAGAGCTTCTCCCGCCCGTCGTCGCCGGTTTCGAGCCAGGCGACCGTCAACGAAGCGGCCCGCCAGGCGTTGCCCCAAGTGGCGCCACCGCCGGCGACGCCGAGCTACACGTCTGGCACCAGCAGCACGCTCAACTACTACGGCGGCGCCGCGGCCCGCCAGACGCTCGATCAGATGCCCCGCCGCCCGCGATTTATTCCGCAGGGGGGGCAGCCGGTTGGGGCGGGCAGCAAGCCGTACGCCGGCGGGGCGGCCGACCCGACTATCAGCCCGTACCTGAACCTGTTCCGCGAGGAGCCAGAGGACTCGCTCCCCAACTACTACACGTTCGTCCGGCCGCAGCAGAACCAGATCGAGACCAACCGTTCCCAGCAGCGCCAGCTGCAGGGCCTGCAGCGCCAGGTGCAGCGGACCTCGTACCAGGCGCCTGCCAACGCCGGTGGCGGGATCCCGGCGACCGGCTTCCGGGCCCGGTTCGGCGACACCGGCCAGTTCTACAGCGGCTGGCGCTAACGGCGGCCGATTTGCCCTCCGGGGCGTCGCGACGGAATAATGGCGGGTAAGCGGTCGTTGGATCGCGCCTGTCCCCGATCGAGCCGACGCTCGATCGCCGCCGCGGAGGATTCAGATGGCCGTTCGCCTCGCTGCTTTGTTGTTCTGCCTGCTCCCCGCCCAGCTGCACGCTGAAGAGCCCGCCAAGGAGCCGCCCGCCGAGGAGTCGGCCGAGCTGACGCCCGCCGAGCAGGCCTTCGCCAAGGCGATGAGCAACGCAACCTTGCGGGGCGCGTTCACCACCGGCGCCGACGCCGCGCCACGGGCCGAGCGGTACGACCTCGGCAAGGTGAGCAAGGTCGGCGACGGGCTCTGGCAGATCCGGGCCCGCATCCGCTACGGCGAGCACGACGTCGAGCTGCCCCTGACGCTGCCAGTTGACTTTGCCGGCGACGCGGCGGTCATCCGGGTCGACAACGTCGGCTTCCCCGGCCTGGGCGTCTACTCGGCGCGGGTCA is drawn from Posidoniimonas polymericola and contains these coding sequences:
- a CDS encoding type III pantothenate kinase, giving the protein MDVGNSRVKLGLFERPVECEQAAQAGLLPIAGGALPEPVDTFSFAHVEGEPSGYNALREWLRPHAGIPALLASVHRSAGQATIEALRGCGVDNCRPLVGKQLPIATRVDQPERVGIDRLLAGVAANRLRRPESPAIVVDLGTALTIDLIAADGAFEGGAILPGLRMASRALHDQTDALPDIAMQQLEDSPDAVGRNTVDALRAGLFWGAVGAIREVVARQRDRLTVPPQLYLTGGAAPSVARLLGGPDCTVRYLPHLVLSGVAIASESKPGPAP
- a CDS encoding GTPase — translated: MSVRPPTHAPTLATVQTAEGRGAVAVVWVSGPTSVSAVDACFHAANGRPLAEQPVAALRFGRWSSPTGEEVVVTRRGADVEVHCHGGTAAVRAVVRDLIEQGCVESRADAPGLSGVCRATHEAVLALRSALTERTAGVLLDQAEGALEAELRSIADGLGAGDGLERLELLAVWGELGRRLTTPWRVVLAGAPNVGKSSLTNALLGYDRAIVFDQPGTTRDVISADAAVEGWPISLSDTAGLRAADDPTEAAGVELAMRVLDQADLIVDVRDAAAPDQPSVIPGAMAGRRLVVWNKLDRAVCGTAEGGTSEGLGTVATTGRGVPELLAAIAAELVPTVPAAGRAVPVNAVQAGLLRRAADAAAGGDWGAARADVQALLAPADSEFDAS